A genome region from Salvelinus fontinalis isolate EN_2023a unplaced genomic scaffold, ASM2944872v1 scaffold_0174, whole genome shotgun sequence includes the following:
- the LOC129844112 gene encoding chymotrypsin A-like: MNCLLLLSCLAFAGAAYGCGTPAIQPVVSGYSRIVNGEEAVPGSWPWQVSLQDYTGFHFCGGSLINENWVVTAAHCSVKTSHRVILGEHDRSSNAENIQTINVGQVFKHPKYNGFTINNDITLIKLATPALLGTRVSPVCVAETNDDFPGGMTCVTSGWGLTRYNAADTPALLQQAALPLLTKAQCQKFWGSKISDLMICAGADGASSCMGDSGGPLVCEKAGAWTLVGIVSWGSGTCTTTMPGVYARVTELRSYIDQTIASN, encoded by the exons ATGAACTGTCTGCTGCTCCTCTCCTGCCTTGCCTTCGCCGGCGCAGCCTACG GCTGTGGAACCCCCGCCATCCagcctgtggtgtctggttacTCCCGCATCGTCAACGGTGAGGAGGCTGTGCCCGGCTCCTGGCCCTGGCAGGTGTCCCTCCAGGACTACACTGGATTCCACTTCTGCGGCGGCTCTCTGATCAACGAGAACTGGGTTGTGACTGCTGCCCACTGCAGCGTGAA GACCTCTCACCGTGTGATCCTGGGAGAGCACGATCGCTCGTCCAACGCTGAGAACATCCAGACCATCAATGTTGGCCAG GTCTTCAAGCACCCCAAATACAACGGCTTCACCATCAACAACGACATCACCCTGATCAAGCTGGCCACCCCCGCCCTCTTGGGAACCCGTGTGTCCCCCGTGTGCGTTGCTGAGACCAACGATGACTTCCCCGGTGGCATGACGTGTGTGACCTCCGGCTGGGGTCTGACCCGCTACAACG CGGCTGACACCCCTGCCCTGCTGCAGCAGGCTGCTCTTCCCCTGCTGACCAAGGCTCAGTGCCAGAAGTTCTGGGGCTCCAAAATCAGCGACCTCATGATTTGCGCTGGAGCCGATGGCGCCTCTTCCTGCATG GGTGACTCTGGTGGCCCCCTGGTCTGTGAGAAGGCTGGTGCCTGGACCCTGGTTGGTATTGTGTCCTGGGGCAGTGGAACCTGCACCACCACTATGCCCGGAGTGTACGCCCGCGTCACCGAGCTCCGCTCTTACATCGACCAGACCATCGCCTCCAACTAA